The Candidatus Saccharimonadia bacterium genomic interval ATGGCCGGCTACAAAACCAAAGCCGAACTACCCGCCTATTACCGTCAAGCCCAGATGGTTCTCATAGCCTCAGACTATGAAATTCAGCCGCTCGTGGCACTCGAGGCCATGGCAAGCGGCACTCCCGTCATCGGCTCGCGCATTCCCGGGCTCATCGATACGCTCGGCGACGACGGACTCATCGTAGACAAAACCGCCACCGCCTTCCGCGACGGTATTCTGCAGCTCGCGGATAACCCAACGCTCTGGCAAACCCTCAGCCGACGCGGCCAAGCCAAAGCCAAGCGCCTCAGCTGGGACCAAGCCGCCACCCAGCTCGATACCCTCTATGCCGCCCTCTCCGCTCACCATCCCGCCCCCGCCGCCAAAACCGAGACCGCCCAATGAAGCTGCGCTCCATTCGCACCATCTGGCTCCTTCCGCTACTCATCACCCTCGCCGTCGTCCTCAATATTCTCGTGTTCACCATCCCATACTTCGACCCCATCAAGGCCGTGCTTGGGTTTGCCTGGTTATTTTTGGCTCCCGGTTGGTTCATTGCCCAAATCATCCGCCTCAAAACCCCCAGCCACGGTGAATACGTTGGCTTCATTGTCGGCTTTAGCACCCTCGCCACCATGCTCACGACGCTCCTCATCAACACCACCCTCATGCTACTTGGCAACCCGCACCCCCTCGATGCCCCCAACCTGATGATCGGAACCGATATCGCCTGGAGCGCCCTGCTCGCGGGCGCCCTCTGGCGCCATCGCGCAGGCCTGCCATCACAACGAATCTCCCTACCCCAAGCCATACCAAACCCACCCTGGCTCCTCACACTGGGCGCACTAATCCCCGTAGCCCTCGCCATCCTGGGCGCCAACAGCCTCAACAACCACGGCACCAATCTCTTCACCGTCGGCCTGCTCCTCTACCTGGCCGCCTACCTCGGATACCTCGTCACCCGTCGCAGCCAATTCAGCGAAAACGCCCTCGTGCTCGCGCTCTATGGCACCGCGCTCGCTCTCCTTTTCATGACCAGCCTGCGCGGCTGGACCACCACCGGGCACGACGTCCAGGCCGAATATCATGTGTTTCTCCTCACACTCAACCATCTCAGCTGGAACATGGCCAACTTGCGCGACGCCTACAACGCCTGTTTGAGCATCACCGTACTACCTACTATTGTTCACCAAATAACCGGTATCAACGAGGGATATGTCTACAAAATCGTCTTCCAGATGATCTTTGCCCTCGTACCCGGCATGGTGTACCTCATAGCCCGAAACTACGCCTCGCGTCTTGTAAGCCTGTTGGCGGCAATTTACTTCATGGCCTTTCCCACCTTCTTTGGCGATATGCCGATGCTCAACCGCCAAGAAATCGCCTTCGTATTCCTGGGGCTTATCTTTCTCACCATCTTCAATGCCGATTGGCGCCTCGGCCAAAAACGCTGGCTCATTGCGACACTCAGCCTCGGCGTAGTGCTGTCACATTACTCCACCACCTATACCATGATCGCCATGTTTGCAATCTTCCTCGCACTCAGCACCAGCCTCAAATTCATCACCAACCACCTTGATTCCTCTCGTCAGCGCCTACACCTATTTCTCGCCCGCTGGCGCAAACCCAAGCCCTCTCCAATCAGCCTGTGGGTAATCGCCATGCTTCTCGCAAGCAGTTATATCTGGAGCATCCAGCTCACGGGCACCGGCGGCAACCTCGCCCGCGTCGCCCTCGGTACCGTCCAAAGCATTCGCACCGGCATAGCGGGGGAGAACCGCTCCAGCGATACCAGCTACAGCCTACTCGCCAAAACCCACGCCACCACCCAACAGCGCCTCGACGGCTACCTCCAGCAATCCGTACCCCAGGACCGAGCCAAAGCCGATCCCGCCACCCTCTATCCGACCCAAACTTACGCACCATACCCCGTAAAAGCCGCCACCGACGAAAATCTCGCCCTCACACCGATCGGCCAGCGCCTATCAGCTGCCGGCATCAATGTTCCCGCTCTCAACGCCCTCATCCGCCAAAGCTCGGCCGCCCTCCTGCAACTCGTCCTGATCGTCGGCATCTTGCTCCTATTTATAGGCTACCGATTCGCCGGCCATATCACCCGGCGGCACTACACCGAATACCAGCTCTTTGCGCTTTCCACCATCTGCATTCTTGCCATGATCGTTCTCCTCCCGGTCATCTCAGCCGAATACGGCCTCCTGCGCGCCTTCCAGCAAATGTTGCTGGTGTCTGGCAGCGCCATTGCGCTAGCCACCATCGCCCTCGTTCCCGCACGCTACCGCCGAGCTCGACAGATCATCCCGTCCGCGCTAGCCATCGCGTTTCTGCTCTCGTCCACCGGGGTTTTCACCACCCTGCTCGGAGGCTACCCCGGCCAACTACACCTTGCCAACAGCGGCAAATATTACGACCTCTACTACCCCCATGCCAGCGAAGAACGCGCCGCCGATTGGCTTGAAAGCACCAACACCATCTTCTATCACCGGGGCAATGGCGGCTCCGGCATCTACGCCGACCAGCCCACCTATGCCAAAATCCAAAGCTTCACCTCGCTGAGCCTCAAAGGCGGATTGTATCCCGGCCTCATCAAACGTAACGCCTACGTATTCCTGGGATACACCAATGTTACGAAGCAGCAGGCCCTGCTATCGGTCGACGGCGACGTCATCACTTACCAATACCCGCTCCAGTTCCTGGACGATCAAAAAGACTTGCTATACTCCAGCCAAACCACCCGGATATATCGATGAAAATACTTATGGTCATCAGTCAAGGCTACGTCGGAGGCGGAGCTGAAAATAGCTTAATGCTCACACGCTCTGAGCTTCTGGCGCGAGGGCATCAAGTCAAAATTCTGTCCGCCGATGACCCCAAGCATGATTTATTTTCCGACTACACGTTTCGCACCATCCCTCTCCACTCGCCGCTCAAAGCCCTCCATCACCTCTTCTACGTGCGGTCATACCGAGCACTCAAGGCCGCTATCCGTGACTTCCAGCCCGATGTCATTCACTTCCACACCCTCGGTTCATGCAGCCCCTCGATACTCTTTGCCGCCGGCCGCGTCCCCGCCGTCATGACCATCCACGGACCCGAGGAGTTCACCCTGAGCTTGCTCCCATGGTTCCTCGGCGCCAGCGATTTCAAAAATCAGGATTTTGACACCGCTCATCTCACCTTCACCGGATTCCTCAAATACCAGTACTTTAGGTTTGTACAACGACCCATCTACCGGCTCGGGCTCAAGCGCTTGCGCCACGTTATGGCTCCGAGCCGCTATATGCGTCGCACCACCCACACCGACTTCCCTGGCGTACCGATGACCGTCGTACCAAATGGTATCAAGCTACCATCCGCCCACGCCCTGCCCCCCAGCCCAACCCTCCTGTTCGTAGGCCGCATCGAACCGCTCAAAGGAATCAACTACCTACTCCAAGCGTTTGCGCAGGCAACACCCGTCCTTCCCCTGCTCAAACTCCGTATCGTCGGCACCGGCCCCCAACTGCCAGCCCTCCGGCAAGCGGCCATCGATTTGGGCATCGCCCACCAAACCGAATTTTGCGGCTGGATCCAGCCCAGTCACATTCGCAATGAGTACCTCAGGTCCTCGGCGCTCGTCATACCCTCAATTTGCCCCGAGGCCTTCGGGCTGGTGGCAGTCGAGGCTATGGCTACCGGCCGACCCGTCATCGCCACCGACCTAGGCTCACTCCCAGAACTTGTCACGCACGCTCACACCGGACTCGTCGTGCCCCCAGCCGACGCGAACCGCCTGGCAGCGGCCATCGTACAGCTCTTTCAAACCCCAGGCCTCCTACCCAAACTAGCCGCCGAAGCCGCCCAGTCTGCTCAGCGGTTTTCAATTACTCGCCACATCGACCAGCTCGAAACCATCTATCGCGATGCCACCGAACCATCCGCAACGCCGCTTTGACCATAGGCGTTATATACCATACCATTGGCTTAGTGTCAGATAGGAATGTGCCATAAAGCCGCTCAAAAAACTCGACCATCTCCTTCAAAAACCCCTCAAGCGTCCATGGTTCACCTCAGGAACGCTGGTAGCTTTAGCCATCTTCACCTTTAGCTCGACGTTGATTTACCTCACCGATTTCTATCAACCCCACCACACTCCCAGCCAGCCGCACAACGCCGCTGACATCGCCGGAGCCGCCTCTACCGTTCGACCAAGCCCCTCCACCGCCCCAGCGGCCAAACAGTCCATCGCTGAGCCCAAGGCCATGTCCGGCCCCGCGCCTACCCCAGGGCCACTCAAGGGCTACGGCATCGCCGTGGGCAACACCCTACCCGGACTACCCGCCGATGAGCTTGCCCGGCGACTCGATGACTTCAAGGCCCTTGGCATCGCTTGGATTCGCCTCGATTTCGACTGGAACGACCTCCAGCCCAGCAACGCGGCGAGTTTTTCGTGGTCGCAGCACGACAAAGTCGTCGCAGCCGCCAATGCCCGCGGCCTGCGTCTCTTGCCAATTCTCACCTACACCGCACCCTGGGCCCGCCTTCCCGCCTGTGGCTCAAATCCTCGCTGCGCCCCCGCCGATCCCGCCCAATACGCCAATTTTGCCCGCGAAACCGCCCGGCACTACGCCCCCCTCGGCATTCATCACTGGGAAATTTGGAACGAAGAAAATAGCCAGGGCGCCTGGGAACCAGCCGCCAATGCCGCCGATTACGTTCAATTCCTCAAGGCCGCCTACACCAGCATCAAACAAATCGACGCCTCTGCCACCGTCATATCTGGCGGGCTCGCCTCCAGCAGCAACGCCGACGGCATTCCGCAGCTCGATTACCTCCGGGCTATGTATGCCGCTGGGGCCAAACCATATTTCGACGCCATCGGCTACCACCCCTATTCCTACCCCGTACCCGCCTCGTACAACATCACCTGGAACGCCTGGTCTCAAATGGGCTTCACGGCCATTAGCCTGCGCTCAATCATGGCCGCAAGTGGCGACGACGCCAAGCAAATCTGGGTCACGGAATACGGCGCACCCACCGGCGGTCCCAGCACCGAAGCTAGCTCCCAGGATTACCATCTCAACGACTCACCCGACCATGTCACCGAAGAATTCCAAGCCCAAATCGCCGCGGACGTTATTCGCAGCGCCCACAACGCTCCCTGGATCGGCCCACTGTTTTGGTACGGCTACCGAGATGAGGGCACATCGACAGACTCAAACGAAAACTTCTTCGGCCTCATTCGGGCCGACGGCTCACCGAAACCCGCCTACGAAGCCCTCAAGCAGGCCATAGCCGGCAATCAGTAAACCTGGATTTCGGCCAGTCCAATATTAGCCGTCCCATTCGCCACACCCGTCACATTAAACTGCACGCTTGTTACCACCCGCGGCGAAAAAGTTACCGTGGTCGCTGTCCCATCATTATTCAGTGTACCCACCGCCACTTTCGACCCGTCACTAAAAACCAAAGTTCCCGCGGTTACTTGATCGGCAGCATTTGGGCGGTCAAACAGCACCATCCGGCCAACCGTACGCGCCGACGACCACGTCAGCTTGATCCAGCTACCGCCCGAGCCACCAACAGTGGCCCATTCCTTGGTGTAATCGCCAGGATAACCATCAATCACGCCGTCAATCGCCCGAATAGCCAACTGGCCACTCGATCGATCCTCCGAAGACGCCGTCACCTGAGCCAACCCCGCCAGGTTGCCACCGATAGGGGAGGGGACCGAGTTTGAAGCCGTACCCCCGCCAGATTCCGTTCCCACTGCATATTGGCGAGCCAGCCAACCCTCAAACTCACCGTTGCGACACGCCAGCAAACTGTTGCAGACGTCGTGATCATAGTTCGCATACGCATAAAAGGCTTCAGATTTTTTCGTCAGATCACCACGCGCCACATTCGCCGGATTAGCCGAATCCAAGTAACCTTCGTAGCCCGTCAAGGTATGTGGCTGCGAGTACTGCTGATGAGCCGCCCGCGCAAAATACGCCGACGCGTGGTGGTCGGCATGATCGCCGTCCCCAAAGGCGCCGCTATAATCTTGAATATGAATCCGATCCGGCGCAAAGCTCGCCATCATCGCCGCCAGCGCCCCTACCAAGGTATCTTTGCTATAACTTGCGCTCCCATCAACCGCGCTGATCGACGAAATCGATCCCAGCCATAACTTTTGCAAACTCTCAAAATTATGCGTATTAAAGCCCGCTCCATCCATCCCACCGTCAGGCAGCCGCAAAAACACCAGAGACACCGTAGGCTTGCCGACCAGCGTATAGGCCCGTACATGCATCCCGAGCACGCCCGCATCCGAAATATTCCATGTTCCGAGGCCCGTTCTGCCAGCCATTTTGGCGTAAGCCGCCTTCATCCCATTTTCCCGACCCTGCCAATACGACGCCGGCGCACCCGAATCACCCGCCGTCATAAATATCGTCCGCACACACCGACCCGAGGTGATGTCGTGCAATAAATCCGGACTCATAAACAACAAATCGTCGTCTTCATGCGCCACAATATTCAAAGTCGAGCCCTGGGTACAACCAGCCGCACCCACCAAATCATCCGTCGATACGTTCAAAATCACACTCGAGGCCACTGCCACCACGAGCACGCTCATACCCACTACCGAAATTTTGCGCCACCCACTACCGAACATCATGTCTTGGCTCCTTGTAGCAATAATTAATCATCTCACGTTCCCCCAAAAATACCATTACCGCTTGCGATTACCCCGCCTCAGCCGTGGCCCCCAAGCCGCCATGGCCATGCCGCACCCACCCGCCACGATATGCCCCACCAGCCAAGCCCAGGCCGCCCACACCAGCCCACGCCCCGTCCAGGCCAACGCCAACCCAATAATGACCGTCGCAAACACCACGTTCATCGCAATAATGCTATAAATCTGCTTGCGCACCCGCAACAACACCACCGCCACGGTATAAACAGCCAACGCTGGCGCTGCCAGCGCCAAAACCGCCAGCGTGGTGCTCGCTTCCAAACTGTAAGTTTTACCAAACACCAAGAGCAACCACGGCGAACACAGCGCCAGTAAGGCCGATGCCGGCACCATAATCAGCGCCAATATCGTCACGGCCCGGCGCACCAACACCGCCAGCTCTTCCTCCGAATGCGAACCCTCCGCAAACAACGACTGCGCCACCGAATAGGCCGTAGTGTATAGCAAGTTCGCCACCATAAACGCCAGGTAAAAGTACCCCGCCTCGGCCGCCCCCAGCCGGTTTACCACTACCAGCGGCAGGGCCATCGTCGGCGCAATATTCAGGCAATTTGCCACATAATTCGCCGATGCAAAGCTAAAAACCCGCCCCACCACCGCCCGATGAATCCGCCACTCCGGCCGATACGAAAACCGCCTCACCATATAGTACACACTCAGCCCCAGCGCCAAAACCGCCGCCACCCCCGAAGCGAAGAAAATTCCGTAGGCGCCCAGCCCAATCACCGCCACCGGCAGCATCAACTTGGCCAAGCTCATAATGCTGTTGATCAGCAAATTATACTGACTTGCCCGATACGCTATAAACACGCTGTCGGTCAGCAAATTTATGGCTGCCATCGCCGCCAGCACCACAAAACCCAGCGCAAACCAGGCATTCGTACGCACAAAATCAAGCCGAGGCGCGAGCCACGGCAACAGCCCCACGTACGCCGCCGAAATTACCACCGCCGTCCCCGCCACCAGCAACAAACCCGTATTAAGCTCCTCGTTGCGCTCAATGCTCTTGGGCAAAAACCGTATAAAGGCGCTGTTCACGCCCAACAAACTAAAATACGAAATGAGCGTCATGCCCGATATCAAGGCCGTCCCGTAGCCGATCTGGTCGGGAGTAAACAGCCGCGCACACAACCACCAAAAACCAAAGCCCAACACCGACATCACAGCCGTGCTCAACATCAAAAAAAATGAGTTGCGAAACAGGCTGTCTGAACGAAGATGATGAACAATCCGAGATGGAGAAACAAGCGATATCATAAGCAAGAAAAATGGCGGCTTGCGCCACCAGCCTCAAAAATATAGCACAAGCACCCCAGAGTGTCTACCGAAAGCCCTAATCCAACTCCCGCCCTACGCCGCCGCCAACTCCCGCACCTGCCCGGCCGAGAGGGGAGTCACTGCCCGCCGATTGCGCGGGTTCTCCAGAAATTGCCGGATAATCTTGTACCGATCCAGATCAAACCGCCGCACCTCCGGCTCCGACTCCACCGTGCCGTCCTCCAGCTCCCGCAGTCGCACCACCAAGCACCAGCCGTCCACCACAAAGCCCACCGAGCCCTCCAGAGCGTCATGACGCTCCCGAATGAGTACCGGGCCGGCATACGGCCACGTCGCAATCTTCTGACGCTCAAACGCATACGCAAACCGCTCGTTGTACTCAGCCGCCGGCATCACGCCCTCGCAGGCCCCATCACACTTGCCTAGTTGGCGCAAAAAACACGCCCGGGACGTCCGCTCCAGCCCCAGCATTTTCGGGCACAACCGGTACCGCTCCACGAGGGCCTGGAGTGAACGCCGAGCCCGACCCTGCGTCGCGTACACCGCCAACAGCCGCTCCGCCGCCTCGGGCGTAATGTCGCGCGCATCCGCCAGCTCCACGCTCGCGTACCCTTCGGGCGTCACCACCCCGAGCACCAGGGTCATCAGCTCGCGCTGTCGCAGCATCCGATTGTACTGCGGCCGCAAATCCTTGATCATATCCGATTCCAGAAGCAGCGCACTCAGTTCGCCGTGCGTCGGCACCGCGCGCAGCCGCCGCACCGTTTGCGCCAGCTTCATCTCCATCCCGCGGCCATAATCCGAGGCGAAATGATTCATCACCCGCCGCCGCACCGTCACGCTTTTGCCTACGTACAGCGGCGCCCCCTCCCCATCCTCGAAAACGTACACCCCCGGCCCCTCGGGCAACGCCGCCACCTGAGCCGCATCAAGCTGGCTCGGCACCGACGGCGTACCCAGCTGCGCCTTCACCGCCGCCTCCACCGTATCCAGATCAAATTCCGCCAAACACAATCGCCAAAATTGCCACAAACAATGCGCATCGTCGTACGCCCGGTGCCGCACCGGCGCGCGCAAACCATGCCGCTCAATCAACGCCGCCAGCTTGTGGCTCTTAAACTGCGGGAACAATCGCCGGCTCAGCCGCACCGTACACAGCAACGGCGGCCGAAACACCGCTCCCAGCCGCTCAAATTCCATTTTCAAAAATGCATAATCAAACCGCACATTGTGCGCCACAAACACCGCACCATCCAGGATCTCCGCCAACTCATCCGCAATCTGCCCAAACCGCGGCGACTCCGCCACATCCGCGTCGGTGATCCCCGTGAGCCCCGTGATAAAACTCGGCACCGCCGCGTCCGGATGCAGCAGCGTTTGGTACGTCGCCACCACCCGACCGCCCTCCACCCGCATCACCGCCACCTCCAGCACTCGGCTGTTGAAATGGCTGCCGCCAGTGGTCTCAATATCGACAAACGCTAATGGCTGATGGAGTATGCTGCTCACGTTCTCATGATACAACAGCGAACGAATGCCGAACAGCGCATCCGATAACTGCAATAAGTCAACCAAATATTGCTTATCAAGCAATATGATACCGGTCGAGCTGTAATAATTATGCTAGATTCACTACAATAAAATTATGCCAACAGAATCTCACATCGAAGAAACGCCCAAGGACGACGGGACCGTAAGCGAGAAGCTCGTAGTCGAATTTAGCAATGGATCGCTCCAGCAACTCCGCGAGCTGGGCGCCTTCCTGAAGATTCAAAGTGAAGACCCTTATGAAGTAATCAAGTATGCCATCGGTATTCTAGAGAACGTAAGAGAGTCAAACGAAAAGAAACATATTTCCGAAGGCTAAACATGAGCAATACTAACCGGCAAGTTTCAGAAAAGGTTCCTGCCATTTCCCTTGACGGAACCATTGGCGACCAGATTTATGAAGCCCTACAGCATGATCGATACAAAGCAAAAATCAACGCAATGATTCTGACTTACACCGGCACGGTAGAATTTGAAGAACTAATAATGAAGTATGCGGGGAAAGAATATGACAATCGAATTCTCAAGAGCGGACGGTTTTGGTTCTCGACCATTGCGGTTACGGTCGTAACATCGCTCATATCCGCAGTAATCGCAGTCCTCATCGCAAAGCATTAGTTTTCCGTCACGCCGCGGGCAAATCCGCAAACACACCGCACATCAACTCATACACCTCATCGCGCAACGACTCCGGGGTGTGTTTGTCGGTCGCCAGCACCACCACGCCCTCGCCCGGATCACCCGGATGCCGCAATGCCCCGTGCTCACGCGTACGATCGCGCTCATCGCGTTCCACGATCTCTTCGAGCGTATGCTCGCGCGACCGCTGCGCCGCCACCTCGGGTGCCACCACCAGCAGCAGCTTCAGCGGCGCATCCGGCACCACGGTGTGGCCGATGTCGCGACCGTCAATCAACACAAAACCATCAAATTCGTTAATTTGCCGCCGCACCAATTCCGTCTCCCACTCGCGCACCGGCAGGTGCAATCCCGCGATCGAGGCCCCCGTGCCCACCCCCGGGCCCTTGAGCTGCTCGTCCACCTCGGCCGGCACGCCGTCGATCCACACCACACCACCATGCAGCTCAATTTGCCGCTGTCGCGCCAGCTTCAAAAACTCGTCGGCCGACATCTCGCGCACCAGCGCCAGCGCCGCATGGTTGATCTGCTCCGGCGTCATGTCGGCCCGACCCACCACCATATCGGCCGCCGCCTCCAGAGCCGCATACGCCACGGCCCGGTAAATCGACCCCGTCGACACATGCACCACCGGCACGCCCTTCGAACGCAGCAAAATCGCCAGCTCCTCGATGAGCCGGCCCTTGCCGGTGGCCGTTCCGCCATCTACGGCTACTACTTTGCGGTTGCTTAATTCAATATCCATGTCGCGCCTATTCTGACACACCCTCACCTTTATCGTCAAAACCTGGCATAATGAAACCCGTTATGAAAATCGGCATCTTCGACTCGGGCCTCGGCGGCCTCATCATCACCCACAGCCTCACCCAAGCGCTCCCCGAGTACGATTACCTCTACCTCGGCGACACCGCTCGCGTACCCTATGGCAACCGTTCCGCCCAAACCATCTACGAATTTACCCGCCAGTCCGTCGAATACCTGTTTGCCCAAGACTGCGGGCTGATTATTATTGCCTGCAACACTGCCTCGGCCGAGGCCCTACGCCGCATCCAGCGCGACTACCTGCCGACCCACTACCCTCAGCGGCGCGTGCTTGGGGTGCTCATCCCAGCTGCCGAAGCCGCCGTTGCCGCCAGCGCCGGTGGGCACATTGGCGTTATCGCCACCACCGGCACCATCACCTCCCGCGCCTTCGACCGCGAACTCCGCAAACTGCGCCCCACACTCAAAATCACTCGGCAAGCCGCACCGCTCCTCGTGCCGCTCATCGAAGACGGCGGTGCCCAGTGGGCCGAACAAGTGCTGGCGCAATATCTGGAACCATTGCGGGGCGTCGACACCCTCATTTTAGGCTGCACCCATTATCCCTATCTCAAGACTCAATTCCGCGAGCAAATGGGGGAGCACGTCACGGTCATCTCCCAAGACGAATTCATCCCCCAAAAACTCACCGAGTATCTGGGGCGCCACCGCGAGCTAGCCCACCAGCTTTCGCGCGGCGGCACCCATACATTTCAAGTTACCGACCTCACCCCGCAAGCCCACCAGCTCGGCAAGGAGCTCTACGGCGAAGCCATTTATCTCGACCTCGTAACGCTCCCCGCCGCCGACAAGCCCTAGTAGCAGGTACTAGGCCACGGGCTGCAACCGCGCCGGTCATACAGCATCTGCGCCCGCATATCCTGCTCGGCCGGGCTGGCGTCCGACGGCAGCCCTGAGCCTCCCACGCCCTGCCATGTGCCCAAGCTAAACTGATACGCACCATAATACCCGTTGCCAGTGTTAGTAGCGTAATTACCACCCGACTCACGCGCCCGTACCCGCGCCAGTATCCCGTCGGCACCAGCCGCATAATTGGCCGGCGCCACGCTGCGACGGGCCACGGGCGCTGCCACCGCCGCCGACGCCGGCGGTGGCAGCGCCACGCCTTCCGGCAGGGGCCGGTC includes:
- a CDS encoding (d)CMP kinase codes for the protein MDIELSNRKVVAVDGGTATGKGRLIEELAILLRSKGVPVVHVSTGSIYRAVAYAALEAAADMVVGRADMTPEQINHAALALVREMSADEFLKLARQRQIELHGGVVWIDGVPAEVDEQLKGPGVGTGASIAGLHLPVREWETELVRRQINEFDGFVLIDGRDIGHTVVPDAPLKLLLVVAPEVAAQRSREHTLEEIVERDERDRTREHGALRHPGDPGEGVVVLATDKHTPESLRDEVYELMCGVFADLPAA
- a CDS encoding exonuclease domain-containing protein; this translates as MSSILHQPLAFVDIETTGGSHFNSRVLEVAVMRVEGGRVVATYQTLLHPDAAVPSFITGLTGITDADVAESPRFGQIADELAEILDGAVFVAHNVRFDYAFLKMEFERLGAVFRPPLLCTVRLSRRLFPQFKSHKLAALIERHGLRAPVRHRAYDDAHCLWQFWRLCLAEFDLDTVEAAVKAQLGTPSVPSQLDAAQVAALPEGPGVYVFEDGEGAPLYVGKSVTVRRRVMNHFASDYGRGMEMKLAQTVRRLRAVPTHGELSALLLESDMIKDLRPQYNRMLRQRELMTLVLGVVTPEGYASVELADARDITPEAAERLLAVYATQGRARRSLQALVERYRLCPKMLGLERTSRACFLRQLGKCDGACEGVMPAAEYNERFAYAFERQKIATWPYAGPVLIRERHDALEGSVGFVVDGWCLVVRLRELEDGTVESEPEVRRFDLDRYKIIRQFLENPRNRRAVTPLSAGQVRELAAA
- a CDS encoding glycosyltransferase family 4 protein, translating into MVISQGYVGGGAENSLMLTRSELLARGHQVKILSADDPKHDLFSDYTFRTIPLHSPLKALHHLFYVRSYRALKAAIRDFQPDVIHFHTLGSCSPSILFAAGRVPAVMTIHGPEEFTLSLLPWFLGASDFKNQDFDTAHLTFTGFLKYQYFRFVQRPIYRLGLKRLRHVMAPSRYMRRTTHTDFPGVPMTVVPNGIKLPSAHALPPSPTLLFVGRIEPLKGINYLLQAFAQATPVLPLLKLRIVGTGPQLPALRQAAIDLGIAHQTEFCGWIQPSHIRNEYLRSSALVIPSICPEAFGLVAVEAMATGRPVIATDLGSLPELVTHAHTGLVVPPADANRLAAAIVQLFQTPGLLPKLAAEAAQSAQRFSITRHIDQLETIYRDATEPSATPL
- the murI gene encoding glutamate racemase produces the protein MKIGIFDSGLGGLIITHSLTQALPEYDYLYLGDTARVPYGNRSAQTIYEFTRQSVEYLFAQDCGLIIIACNTASAEALRRIQRDYLPTHYPQRRVLGVLIPAAEAAVAASAGGHIGVIATTGTITSRAFDRELRKLRPTLKITRQAAPLLVPLIEDGGAQWAEQVLAQYLEPLRGVDTLILGCTHYPYLKTQFREQMGEHVTVISQDEFIPQKLTEYLGRHRELAHQLSRGGTHTFQVTDLTPQAHQLGKELYGEAIYLDLVTLPAADKP
- a CDS encoding PIG-L family deacetylase, whose amino-acid sequence is MMFGSGWRKISVVGMSVLVVAVASSVILNVSTDDLVGAAGCTQGSTLNIVAHEDDDLLFMSPDLLHDITSGRCVRTIFMTAGDSGAPASYWQGRENGMKAAYAKMAGRTGLGTWNISDAGVLGMHVRAYTLVGKPTVSLVFLRLPDGGMDGAGFNTHNFESLQKLWLGSISSISAVDGSASYSKDTLVGALAAMMASFAPDRIHIQDYSGAFGDGDHADHHASAYFARAAHQQYSQPHTLTGYEGYLDSANPANVARGDLTKKSEAFYAYANYDHDVCNSLLACRNGEFEGWLARQYAVGTESGGGTASNSVPSPIGGNLAGLAQVTASSEDRSSGQLAIRAIDGVIDGYPGDYTKEWATVGGSGGSWIKLTWSSARTVGRMVLFDRPNAADQVTAGTLVFSDGSKVAVGTLNNDGTATTVTFSPRVVTSVQFNVTGVANGTANIGLAEIQVY
- a CDS encoding beta-xylosidase, whose product is MIYLTDFYQPHHTPSQPHNAADIAGAASTVRPSPSTAPAAKQSIAEPKAMSGPAPTPGPLKGYGIAVGNTLPGLPADELARRLDDFKALGIAWIRLDFDWNDLQPSNAASFSWSQHDKVVAAANARGLRLLPILTYTAPWARLPACGSNPRCAPADPAQYANFARETARHYAPLGIHHWEIWNEENSQGAWEPAANAADYVQFLKAAYTSIKQIDASATVISGGLASSSNADGIPQLDYLRAMYAAGAKPYFDAIGYHPYSYPVPASYNITWNAWSQMGFTAISLRSIMAASGDDAKQIWVTEYGAPTGGPSTEASSQDYHLNDSPDHVTEEFQAQIAADVIRSAHNAPWIGPLFWYGYRDEGTSTDSNENFFGLIRADGSPKPAYEALKQAIAGNQ
- a CDS encoding oligosaccharide flippase family protein, coding for MSVLGFGFWWLCARLFTPDQIGYGTALISGMTLISYFSLLGVNSAFIRFLPKSIERNEELNTGLLLVAGTAVVISAAYVGLLPWLAPRLDFVRTNAWFALGFVVLAAMAAINLLTDSVFIAYRASQYNLLINSIMSLAKLMLPVAVIGLGAYGIFFASGVAAVLALGLSVYYMVRRFSYRPEWRIHRAVVGRVFSFASANYVANCLNIAPTMALPLVVVNRLGAAEAGYFYLAFMVANLLYTTAYSVAQSLFAEGSHSEEELAVLVRRAVTILALIMVPASALLALCSPWLLLVFGKTYSLEASTTLAVLALAAPALAVYTVAVVLLRVRKQIYSIIAMNVVFATVIIGLALAWTGRGLVWAAWAWLVGHIVAGGCGMAMAAWGPRLRRGNRKR
- a CDS encoding DUF2206 domain-containing protein, with product MKLRSIRTIWLLPLLITLAVVLNILVFTIPYFDPIKAVLGFAWLFLAPGWFIAQIIRLKTPSHGEYVGFIVGFSTLATMLTTLLINTTLMLLGNPHPLDAPNLMIGTDIAWSALLAGALWRHRAGLPSQRISLPQAIPNPPWLLTLGALIPVALAILGANSLNNHGTNLFTVGLLLYLAAYLGYLVTRRSQFSENALVLALYGTALALLFMTSLRGWTTTGHDVQAEYHVFLLTLNHLSWNMANLRDAYNACLSITVLPTIVHQITGINEGYVYKIVFQMIFALVPGMVYLIARNYASRLVSLLAAIYFMAFPTFFGDMPMLNRQEIAFVFLGLIFLTIFNADWRLGQKRWLIATLSLGVVLSHYSTTYTMIAMFAIFLALSTSLKFITNHLDSSRQRLHLFLARWRKPKPSPISLWVIAMLLASSYIWSIQLTGTGGNLARVALGTVQSIRTGIAGENRSSDTSYSLLAKTHATTQQRLDGYLQQSVPQDRAKADPATLYPTQTYAPYPVKAATDENLALTPIGQRLSAAGINVPALNALIRQSSAALLQLVLIVGILLLFIGYRFAGHITRRHYTEYQLFALSTICILAMIVLLPVISAEYGLLRAFQQMLLVSGSAIALATIALVPARYRRARQIIPSALAIAFLLSSTGVFTTLLGGYPGQLHLANSGKYYDLYYPHASEERAADWLESTNTIFYHRGNGGSGIYADQPTYAKIQSFTSLSLKGGLYPGLIKRNAYVFLGYTNVTKQQALLSVDGDVITYQYPLQFLDDQKDLLYSSQTTRIYR